In Hippoglossus stenolepis isolate QCI-W04-F060 chromosome 13, HSTE1.2, whole genome shotgun sequence, a single genomic region encodes these proteins:
- the LOC124854598 gene encoding collagen alpha-3(VI) chain-like encodes MQNEFQPMLGSVERMVTKLNVDESNDRVSVVQYSREPSVEFLLNTYTTQQNVVAKVQSLRHKGGKPLNTGAALQYVKDHVFTASSGSRHQQGVPQILVLFTGGRSSDDVRNAVEKLKGIGVMVFVVGTKNADILDIQTISQESGRAFFAADSSDLLGIEQKIFAATKTGEPAALTPGSHDPSRRDVVFLLDGSDDSQQRFQDIKDFVQRVVADLNVDANKDHVAVVQYSNTAEMNFDLRQYSAEEDVLDAVRRLNHKGGSPHNIGAALEYVREHVFTPESGSRLLEGVPQILILVSGGRSGDDIRTSVRMLREIGVIPITIGTTDADTLELQTISHEPKYSLSVTDYEQLPSASRDILSLLKEASPHTEQTAPAKGFDAKKNDVVFLVDGSYDSRNGFEEIRAFVEKTVESLNLGENRDQVAFVQYSRDATVNFYLNSYASKNDVLSSIRTMRHKLGRPLNIGKALAFVRDNVFAASIGGRHAESVPQYLYVFSGGRSGDDVRGPAQSLKENGIKTFSFGTKNSDTLEMQTISFTPAHYFPVPNFNNLQSIHSSVEATLRGTQETTEFPTVIDTSTIAKLELQSADIVFLLEGSDEMRASERPILDFVRDFVKPLEIGPSKVQVALIQYSIEPTADFHLNTYSLKDNVMSHLSNVKLKGGVTTNTGGALDYVKNNVLSASSGSRAQQGVPQILILLRGRKSEDDLFGPVERLRKAGIVLFSVWVKDADRQEMDQLAQSSMEQYFIKEKSDFPLLSEQLLSAIASHKGTSSAGVGE; translated from the exons atgcaaaatgaatTTCAGCCAATGCTTGGCTCTGTTGAGAGGATGGTAACGAAACTCAATGTGGACGAGAGCAACGACCGCGTCTCAGTTGTGCAATACAGCAGGGAACCTTCTGTTGAATTTCTTCTGAACACATACACAACTCAGCAAAATGTTGTGGCCAAAGTGCAAAGTCTAAGGCATAAAGGAGGCAAACCCCTCAATACTGGTGCAGCCCTCCAGTATGTCAAGGATCATGTTTTCACAGCCTCTTCTGGAAGTCGACATCAACAGGGTGTTCCTCAGATATTGGTTCTCTTCACTGGTGGACGCTccagtgatgatgtcagaaaTGCGGTAGAAAAGTTGAAAGGAATTGGTGTGATGGTGTTTGTGGTCGGGACAAAGAACGCAGATATCCTCGACATTCAGACTATTTCACAGGAGTCCGGTCGGGCTTTCTTTGCAGCAGATTCCAGTGATCTTTTAGGAAttgaacaaaaaatatttgctgCCACCAAGACGGGTGAACCTGCTGCTCTCACACCAGGATCGCATG ATCCCAGCAGAAGAGATGTTGTATTTTTGCTTGATGGTTCTGATGATTCTCAGCAAAGGTTCCAGGATATCAAAGACTTTGTGCAGAGAGTGGTGGCAGACCTAAACGTTGATGCAAACAAAGATCACGTGGCTGTGGTTCAGTACAGTAACACGGCAGAAATGAATTTTGACCTGAGACAATACTCAGCAGAGGAGGATGTGCTTGATGCAGTAAGACGTCTAAATCATAAAGGTGGTTCTCCTCACAACATTGGAGCAGCTCTGGAGTATGTGAGGGAACATGTTTTTACTCCAGAGTCAGGAAGTAGACTCCTGGAGGGAGTTCCACAGATACTCATACTTGTGAGTGGTGGAAGATCTGGAGATGACATAAGAACCTCAGTGAGAATGCTGAGAGAGATTGGTGTCATCCCAATTACCATTGGAACAACTGATGCAGACACCCTAGAGCTTCAGACAATATCTCATGAACCCAAGTACTCACTCTCTGTTACTGATTATGAGCAACTTCCTTCTGCTTCACGGGATATATTATCATTGTTAAAGGAGGCTTCCCCCCATACGGAGCAAACTGCTCCTGCTAAGGGTTTTG ATGCCAAGAAAAACgatgttgtgtttcttgttgATGGATCATATGACTCACGAAATGGCTTTGAAGAGATTCGAGCTTTTGTAGAAAAAACTGTTGAAAGTTTAAATCTCGGTGAGAACAGAGACCAAGTGGCTTTTGTACAATACAGCCGTGATGCCACAGTCAATTTCTACTTGAACTCCTATGCATCCAAGAATGATGTGCTCAGTTCCATTCGAACAATGAGGCACAAGTTGGGACGACCCCTCAATATTGGCAAAGCACTGGCTTTTGTCAGAGACAACGTCTTTGCTGCTTCAATTGGAGGAAGACATGCAGAATCAGTCCCTCAGTATCTGTATGTGTTCAGTGGTGGGCGTTCAGGGGATGATGTCAGAGGACCAGCACAGTCACTCAAAGAAAATGGAATAAAGACTTTTAGTTTTGGAACAAAGAATTCTGATACATTGGAAATGCAAACCATCTCTTTCACACCAGCACATTATTTCCCTGTCCCAAACTTTAACAACCTGCAAAGCATACATTCATCTGTGGAAGCAACATTGAGGGGCACTCAAGAAACGACTGAATTTCCAACCGTTATTG ACACTTCCACAATTGCAAAATTAGAACTTCAGAGTGCAgatattgtttttctcctggagGGATCTGATGAAATGCGAGCGAGTGAAAGACCAATTTTGGATTTTGTCAGAGATTTTGTAAAGCCATTGGAAATTGGCCCCAGCAAAGTACAAGTTGCTTTGATTCAGTACAGCATAGAGCCCACTGCTGATTTTCACCTGAACACATACTCACTGAAAGACAACGTCATGAGTCATTTAAGCAATGTCAAACTGAAAGGAGGTGTCACCACGAACACCGGTGGAGCTCTTGATTATGTGAAGAACAACGTGTTGTCTGCTTCATCTGGAAGCAGAGCCCAGCAGGGAGTCCCACAGATACTGATTCTCTTAAGAGGGAGAAAGTCAGAAGACGACCTCTTTGGTCCAGTGGAGAGACTGAGAAAGGCTGGAATTGTTCTTTTCAGTGTCTGGGTAAAggatgcagacagacaggagatgGATCAATTGGCACAAAGTTCAATGGAACAGTATTTTATCAAGGAGAAGTCTGACTTCCCTCTTTTGAGTGAGCAGTTGCTCTCAGCCATTGCATCTCACAAAGGCACATCCAGTGCTGGTGTAGGTGAGTGA